The Hymenobacter baengnokdamensis genome includes a region encoding these proteins:
- the aroC gene encoding chorismate synthase — protein MSNTFGTLFRITTFGESHGVGIGVIIDGCPAGLALDPATIQRALDRRRPGQSALTTPRQEADRVQVQSGVFEGVTTGTPISLFIANADQRSDDYSHIAGAYRPSHADYTYDAKYGRRDHRGGGRSSARETAARVAAGAVAAQLLAAFGISVQAYVSAVGEVEVPKGYEELDLSLTDSNPVRCPDPATAALMEARIRAAQAARDTVGGVVTGVATGLPPGLGEPVFDKLPAVLGHALLSINAVKGFEFGSGFAGTRLPGSAHNDQFYTDEAGRVRTRTNHSGGSQGGISNGQDVFFRVAFKPVATILQTQQTINQQGEVVELAGRGRHDACVLPRAVPIVEAMTQLVLADLLLRARANQL, from the coding sequence ATGTCCAATACTTTCGGAACGCTTTTTCGCATTACCACCTTCGGCGAGTCGCATGGAGTGGGAATTGGGGTTATTATCGATGGCTGCCCGGCCGGGCTGGCGCTCGACCCGGCCACTATTCAGCGGGCGCTGGACCGCCGCCGGCCGGGGCAGTCGGCCCTTACAACGCCGCGCCAGGAGGCCGACCGCGTGCAGGTGCAGTCGGGAGTGTTTGAGGGCGTTACTACCGGCACGCCCATCAGCCTGTTTATTGCCAATGCCGACCAGCGCTCCGACGACTACTCGCACATTGCCGGGGCCTACCGCCCCAGCCACGCCGACTACACCTACGACGCTAAGTATGGCCGGCGCGACCACCGCGGCGGCGGCCGCAGCTCGGCCCGCGAAACGGCCGCCCGCGTAGCCGCCGGGGCCGTGGCCGCTCAGCTGCTGGCTGCTTTTGGCATATCGGTGCAGGCCTATGTTTCGGCGGTGGGCGAGGTAGAAGTACCCAAAGGCTACGAAGAGCTGGACCTAAGCCTGACCGACAGCAACCCCGTGCGCTGCCCCGACCCCGCCACGGCAGCGCTGATGGAAGCGCGCATCCGGGCGGCCCAGGCGGCCCGCGATACGGTAGGGGGCGTCGTCACGGGCGTTGCCACGGGCCTGCCGCCCGGCCTGGGCGAGCCCGTATTCGATAAGCTGCCCGCCGTGCTGGGGCACGCGCTGCTCAGCATCAATGCCGTGAAGGGCTTCGAGTTTGGCTCTGGCTTTGCAGGCACCAGGCTGCCCGGCTCGGCCCACAACGACCAGTTTTATACCGATGAGGCCGGCCGCGTGCGCACGCGCACCAACCACAGCGGCGGCAGCCAGGGCGGTATCAGCAATGGGCAGGATGTTTTTTTTCGGGTGGCTTTCAAGCCGGTCGCTACCATCCTGCAAACCCAGCAAACTATCAACCAGCAGGGGGAGGTAGTGGAGCTGGCCGGCCGGGGCCGCCACGATGCCTGCGTACTGCCCCGCGCTGTGCCCATCGTGGAGGCCATGACCCAGCTCGTGCTGGCCGACCTGCTGCTGCGCGCCCGCGCCAACCAGCTGTAG
- a CDS encoding alpha/beta fold hydrolase — protein MPNSFAWLAYACLALRPLPHSFNLQPAAVRQPTSQLSAPESHASFRVRVVGQGRPLLLLAGLGCSGTVWDQTLARYARRYQCHVVSLAGFAGQAPVAGPLLATARQELLAYVAQQRLHRPALLGHSLGGFLALELATAAPTQFSQVIVLDALPFGAAAAQPQLTEAQVRQATPSPAALGQQFASLPAAQFAQLQRQLLIPAVADTARLRQLLAERLSSDPAALGRATAEMLQTDLRPQLPRLAIPVLVLGSDATARLLLQKPTASAAECRQAYAAQYAAVPHLTLEMHPTARHFLQYDAPEWYFQQLDHVLNAPVASLSQHPARPQ, from the coding sequence ATGCCTAATTCTTTTGCCTGGCTGGCCTATGCCTGCTTGGCCCTGCGCCCGCTTCCGCATTCCTTCAACCTGCAGCCTGCTGCGGTTCGTCAGCCAACCAGCCAGCTCTCGGCTCCGGAGAGCCATGCGTCGTTTCGGGTGCGGGTGGTGGGGCAGGGGCGGCCCTTACTGCTGCTAGCCGGCCTGGGCTGCTCGGGCACCGTATGGGACCAGACCTTGGCCCGCTATGCCAGGCGCTACCAGTGCCACGTGGTGTCGCTGGCCGGGTTTGCGGGGCAAGCCCCGGTGGCAGGGCCGCTACTGGCTACCGCCCGGCAAGAACTGCTAGCCTATGTGGCACAGCAACGGCTGCATCGGCCAGCGCTGCTAGGCCATAGCCTGGGAGGCTTTCTGGCCCTGGAGCTGGCTACCGCCGCTCCTACGCAGTTTAGCCAGGTTATTGTGCTGGATGCGCTGCCTTTCGGTGCTGCCGCTGCTCAGCCCCAGCTCACCGAGGCGCAGGTGCGCCAGGCTACACCAAGTCCGGCAGCGCTGGGGCAGCAGTTTGCCAGCTTGCCAGCCGCGCAATTTGCGCAGTTGCAGCGCCAGCTGCTAATCCCCGCCGTAGCCGACACGGCCCGCCTGCGCCAGCTGCTGGCCGAGCGCCTATCCTCCGACCCCGCCGCGCTGGGCAGGGCCACCGCCGAAATGCTGCAAACCGACCTGCGCCCGCAGCTGCCCCGCCTCGCTATACCCGTGCTGGTGCTGGGCAGCGACGCCACCGCCCGCCTGCTGCTGCAAAAGCCCACTGCTAGTGCCGCCGAGTGCCGCCAAGCCTACGCCGCCCAGTATGCTGCCGTGCCGCACCTGACGCTTGAAATGCACCCCACGGCCCGCCACTTCCTGCAGTATGATGCGCCCGAGTGGTACTTTCAGCAGCTCGACCACGTGCTGAACGCGCCTGTGGCTAGCCTCAGTCAGCATCCTGCCCGGCCCCAATGA
- a CDS encoding acyl-CoA dehydrogenase family protein — MSSIADVLSPEAKAHTAQKGSTNANGFTDYFDLDGLLTEENILVRQSIRDFVKKEISPNIEKWAQQAHFPSEIVRKFGEVGAFGPTIPQEYGGGGLDYISYGLIMQEIERGDSGMRSTASVQGSLVMFPIYAYGSEEQRRKFLPRLASGEWLGCFGLTEPDHGSNPGGMTTNIKDAGDHYILNGAKLWISNSPECQVAVVWAKNEQGRIKGVLVERGMEGFTTPEIHNKWSLRASITGELVFDNVRIPKENILPNVEGLKGPLSCLDSARFGIAWGAIGAAIDCYESALKYSLQREQFGKPIASFQLQQKKLAEMITEITKAQLLAWRLGVLKNEGRATSAQISMAKRNSVEMALHVAREARQIHGGMGITGEYPIMRHMMNLESVVTYEGTHDIHLLITGADITGIQAFK, encoded by the coding sequence ATGTCTTCCATTGCCGACGTTCTCTCGCCCGAAGCTAAAGCCCACACTGCCCAAAAGGGCAGCACCAACGCCAACGGCTTCACCGACTATTTCGACCTCGACGGCCTGCTCACCGAGGAGAATATCCTCGTGCGGCAGAGCATCCGCGACTTCGTTAAAAAGGAGATTTCGCCCAACATTGAGAAGTGGGCGCAGCAGGCACATTTCCCGTCGGAAATCGTGCGCAAGTTTGGCGAGGTGGGTGCCTTCGGCCCCACTATTCCGCAGGAATATGGCGGCGGTGGGCTCGACTACATCAGCTACGGCCTCATTATGCAGGAGATTGAGCGCGGCGACTCGGGCATGCGCTCAACGGCTTCGGTGCAGGGCTCGCTGGTGATGTTTCCCATCTACGCTTACGGCTCGGAGGAGCAGCGCCGCAAATTCCTGCCCAGGCTGGCCAGCGGCGAATGGCTGGGCTGCTTCGGACTTACCGAGCCCGACCACGGCTCGAACCCCGGTGGCATGACTACCAACATCAAGGACGCCGGCGACCACTATATTTTGAACGGGGCCAAGCTCTGGATATCAAACTCGCCCGAGTGCCAGGTGGCCGTGGTGTGGGCCAAAAACGAGCAGGGTCGCATCAAGGGCGTGCTCGTGGAGCGCGGTATGGAAGGCTTTACCACCCCCGAAATTCACAACAAGTGGAGCCTGCGCGCCAGCATTACCGGCGAGCTGGTGTTTGACAACGTTCGGATTCCCAAGGAGAATATCCTGCCCAACGTGGAGGGCCTGAAAGGCCCGCTGAGCTGCCTCGACTCGGCCCGCTTCGGCATTGCCTGGGGTGCCATCGGCGCGGCCATCGACTGCTACGAGTCGGCCCTGAAATACTCGCTTCAGCGCGAGCAGTTCGGCAAGCCCATCGCCAGCTTTCAGCTTCAGCAAAAGAAATTGGCCGAGATGATTACCGAAATCACGAAGGCCCAGCTGCTGGCCTGGCGCCTCGGCGTGCTCAAAAATGAAGGCCGCGCCACCAGCGCTCAAATCTCGATGGCCAAGCGCAACTCGGTCGAGATGGCCCTGCACGTAGCCCGCGAAGCCCGCCAGATTCACGGCGGCATGGGCATCACGGGCGAGTACCCCATCATGCGCCACATGATGAACCTGGAATCGGTAGTGACCTATGAGGGCACGCACGATATCCATCTGCTCATTACGGGCGCAGACATTACGGGTATTCAGGCGTTTAAGTAG
- a CDS encoding ferritin-like domain-containing protein, giving the protein MSNIISSGPALQGPDLDKPLYTPIKRRSFFMYAGATAGATALVLAGCSKSDSSPGTVSVGSGDVGVLNYAYALEQLEAAFYTQVRTGSYYTNANAAEKQILDDLYYHEVIHRDFFKAAITGAGATPIKALTPDFSKIDFTSKSSVLGAAQAFEDLGVAAYNGAGKFITTPAYLVIAGKIVSVEARHAALIRDLVQEGNFVGGDVINLSGNNNNNGLSPLSTEYSKLPSVVVATANTYLADGSKLDVSGLG; this is encoded by the coding sequence ATGTCCAACATCATTTCCTCCGGTCCAGCGCTACAGGGGCCCGACCTTGATAAGCCGCTGTACACGCCCATCAAGCGGCGCTCCTTCTTTATGTATGCTGGCGCTACCGCCGGTGCCACTGCCCTGGTTTTGGCTGGCTGCAGCAAGAGTGACTCCTCGCCGGGCACGGTAAGTGTCGGGAGCGGCGACGTAGGAGTACTTAACTATGCCTACGCCCTCGAGCAGCTTGAGGCGGCCTTCTACACGCAGGTTCGCACCGGCTCGTACTACACGAACGCCAACGCTGCCGAAAAGCAGATTCTGGACGACCTCTACTACCACGAGGTAATTCACCGTGATTTCTTCAAGGCCGCCATTACCGGCGCCGGCGCTACGCCTATCAAGGCCCTGACGCCCGACTTCTCGAAGATTGACTTCACGTCGAAAAGCTCGGTACTTGGCGCTGCGCAGGCTTTTGAGGACCTGGGCGTGGCCGCCTATAACGGGGCGGGCAAGTTTATCACCACGCCGGCCTACTTGGTTATCGCCGGTAAGATTGTTTCGGTTGAAGCTCGGCATGCAGCCCTTATCCGTGACCTTGTGCAGGAAGGCAACTTCGTCGGAGGCGATGTTATCAATCTGAGTGGCAACAACAATAACAACGGTCTGAGCCCATTGAGCACGGAGTATTCCAAACTGCCTTCGGTAGTAGTAGCTACGGCCAATACCTACCTGGCTGATGGCTCGAAACTCGATGTTTCCGGCCTCGGCTAA
- a CDS encoding ferritin-like domain-containing protein: protein MNFFHILSEIEKVDPEVYERLDSRRSVFKNMGGLGRTLSAAALPLALGAIFNKAYAQTSTAATVLQVLNYALKLEYLETTFYNLGIGTTSSNTGTSATQSALRGQYSATNLSSLDLIRVDENNHVNDLIATIKALGGTPINAPSSTLVLPGVTADFDFTGGKGTGAGPFSGASFVFSNPAVFLGVAQSLEDTGVRAYKGGATALMSNPNVLTTALNIHSVEARHASRLRTMRRGGVTNNAASSVAPTNPNSEADRSASPKSWVSGKDGGGAVPSVTAPIYGPGADPTNYPGEDNITQGGVALSSSTLTATSGFPALSYSEAFDEPLDMATVVTIAKTFATTTSKFFDQ from the coding sequence ATGAATTTTTTTCATATCCTTTCCGAAATCGAGAAAGTTGACCCGGAAGTTTACGAGCGTCTAGATTCTCGCCGTTCGGTATTCAAAAATATGGGCGGCCTGGGCCGTACCCTGTCGGCTGCCGCGTTGCCACTTGCGCTGGGGGCTATCTTCAATAAAGCCTACGCCCAGACTTCCACGGCAGCTACGGTGCTGCAGGTGCTGAACTACGCCCTGAAGCTGGAGTATCTGGAAACTACCTTCTACAACCTGGGTATTGGTACTACCAGCTCCAACACCGGCACCAGCGCTACCCAGTCGGCACTGCGCGGCCAGTACAGCGCTACCAACCTTTCTTCGCTCGACCTTATCCGGGTCGACGAGAATAACCACGTCAACGACCTCATTGCTACGATTAAAGCACTGGGCGGCACTCCTATCAACGCTCCCAGCTCCACGCTGGTCCTGCCGGGTGTAACGGCCGACTTTGACTTTACCGGTGGCAAAGGCACGGGTGCAGGTCCTTTCAGCGGCGCTAGCTTCGTATTCAGCAACCCGGCCGTTTTCCTGGGAGTAGCTCAATCGCTCGAAGACACAGGCGTACGGGCCTATAAAGGCGGCGCTACTGCCCTGATGAGCAACCCGAACGTATTGACGACGGCGCTCAACATTCACTCGGTAGAGGCTCGTCATGCTTCCCGCCTGCGCACTATGCGTCGCGGTGGCGTTACGAACAATGCCGCTTCCAGCGTTGCCCCTACCAACCCCAACTCAGAAGCCGACCGTTCGGCTTCGCCAAAGAGCTGGGTATCGGGTAAAGACGGTGGTGGAGCAGTTCCTTCCGTAACAGCTCCTATCTACGGCCCCGGCGCCGACCCAACCAACTACCCCGGTGAGGATAATATCACGCAGGGCGGTGTTGCCTTGTCGTCGTCTACGCTAACAGCTACTTCGGGCTTCCCGGCACTTTCATACTCGGAGGCTTTTGATGAGCCCTTGGATATGGCTACCGTAGTAACTATCGCCAAAACGTTTGCTACTACTACCAGCAAGTTTTTCGACCAATAG
- a CDS encoding ATP-binding cassette domain-containing protein — MIDFHLTKALHTAAGPRTLDVRLTLAPGELLAISGPSGAGKTTLLRLLAGLSRPDSGFLQVDGQEWYSHERKHWLPPQRRPLGFVFQDYALFPNMTVRENLAFAATGQPHPRQLVAGLLSLLELHELAERRPVALSGGQQQRVALARALARRPRLLLLDEPLAALDGPSRQRLQQALADIHREFNLTTLLISHDPAEIARLAHRVVELDLGRVRRVSAPEPPAGPPAGALVQGRVEAVLPGGLLRVRLAGSTALVEVPAPVGSTPVPGDELALMLAVVSVPQLAC; from the coding sequence GTGATTGACTTTCACCTCACCAAAGCCTTGCATACTGCTGCCGGCCCGCGCACGCTCGACGTGCGCCTGACCCTGGCTCCGGGCGAGCTGCTGGCCATTAGTGGGCCCTCTGGGGCGGGCAAAACGACGCTGCTGCGCCTGTTGGCAGGCCTCAGCCGGCCCGACAGCGGCTTTCTGCAAGTCGATGGCCAGGAGTGGTACAGCCACGAGCGCAAGCACTGGCTACCGCCGCAGCGTCGGCCCCTGGGCTTTGTATTTCAGGATTATGCGCTGTTTCCGAATATGACGGTGCGCGAAAACCTGGCCTTCGCTGCCACCGGCCAGCCCCACCCGCGCCAGCTCGTGGCCGGGCTGCTCAGTTTGCTGGAGCTGCATGAGCTGGCCGAGCGCCGCCCGGTTGCTTTGTCGGGCGGGCAGCAGCAGCGCGTGGCGCTGGCCCGCGCTCTGGCCCGCCGCCCGCGCCTGTTGCTGCTCGACGAGCCCCTGGCGGCCCTGGATGGGCCCAGCCGCCAGCGCCTGCAGCAGGCCCTGGCCGACATACACCGCGAGTTCAACCTCACTACGCTGCTTATCAGCCACGACCCTGCCGAGATTGCCCGGCTGGCTCACCGCGTGGTGGAGCTCGACCTGGGCCGGGTGCGGCGCGTGAGTGCCCCTGAGCCACCAGCCGGGCCGCCGGCCGGGGCGCTGGTGCAGGGCAGGGTAGAGGCCGTGCTGCCGGGTGGCTTGCTGCGCGTGCGCCTGGCCGGCAGCACGGCGCTGGTTGAGGTACCCGCACCCGTGGGCTCTACCCCGGTGCCCGGCGATGAGCTGGCGCTGATGCTGGCCGTAGTATCGGTGCCGCAGCTGGCTTGCTAG
- the ruvB gene encoding Holliday junction branch migration DNA helicase RuvB, giving the protein MREAFLTGGTDHFDTTDKDIDKALRPLSFDDFTGQDKILENLKVFVAAAKQRGDALDHVLLHGPPGLGKTTLSHIIANELGAGIKMTSGPVLDKPSDLAGLLTNLEPHDVLFIDEIHRLNPVVEEYLYSAMEDYRIDIMLDSGPNARSVQISLSPFTLIGATTRSGMLTAPLRARFGISARLEYYDSKLLTTIVKRSAEILGTPIHEDAAFEIARRSRGTPRIANNLLRRTRDFAQIKGTGIITVDIAQFALNALDVDARGLDDMDKRILTTIIDKFKGGPVGISTIATACGEEGETIEEVYEPFLIQEGYIKRTARGREATEAAYQHLGRLLPQHLRGNSGDLFAEITS; this is encoded by the coding sequence ATGCGCGAAGCCTTTCTAACTGGCGGCACCGACCACTTCGATACCACCGATAAGGACATCGACAAAGCCCTGCGCCCGCTCAGCTTCGATGACTTTACGGGCCAGGATAAAATCCTGGAAAACCTGAAAGTCTTCGTAGCTGCGGCCAAGCAGCGCGGCGATGCCCTCGACCACGTGCTGCTGCACGGCCCGCCCGGCCTGGGCAAAACCACGCTCTCGCACATCATTGCCAATGAGCTGGGTGCCGGCATCAAAATGACCAGCGGCCCGGTGCTCGACAAGCCCAGCGACCTTGCCGGCCTGCTCACCAACCTGGAGCCGCACGACGTGCTGTTTATCGACGAGATTCACCGCCTCAATCCGGTGGTGGAAGAATATCTGTATTCGGCGATGGAAGACTACCGCATCGACATCATGCTCGACTCGGGCCCCAATGCCCGCTCGGTACAGATTTCGCTGTCGCCCTTCACGCTCATCGGCGCTACCACGCGCTCGGGTATGCTCACGGCCCCGCTGCGGGCCCGCTTTGGTATCTCGGCCCGCTTGGAGTATTATGACTCTAAGCTGCTGACTACCATTGTGAAGCGCTCAGCCGAAATTCTGGGTACCCCCATCCACGAAGATGCGGCCTTTGAGATTGCCCGCCGCTCACGCGGTACGCCCCGCATTGCCAACAACCTGCTGCGCCGCACCCGCGACTTTGCCCAAATAAAGGGCACTGGCATCATTACGGTCGATATCGCCCAGTTTGCCCTCAATGCGCTCGATGTGGATGCCCGCGGCCTCGACGATATGGACAAGCGTATTCTTACCACCATCATCGACAAGTTCAAGGGTGGCCCGGTGGGTATCAGCACCATCGCCACGGCCTGTGGCGAAGAGGGCGAAACCATTGAGGAAGTGTACGAGCCCTTTCTCATTCAGGAAGGCTACATCAAGCGCACGGCGCGGGGCCGCGAGGCTACTGAAGCTGCCTACCAGCATCTGGGGCGCCTATTGCCCCAGCATCTGCGCGGCAATTCGGGCGACTTATTCGCCGAGATTACATCGTAA
- a CDS encoding HIRAN domain-containing protein — MKPATPLVLLECLVAGTSHRPELPKQEKSLKVGQTLRLEREADSKYDDWAVKVHSGAADDKAAIWLGYLPEIRNETVARLLDAGYPLTARLAHKAWEDDWLHLEIEVLWADKAK; from the coding sequence ATGAAGCCCGCTACGCCCCTCGTTTTGCTGGAATGCCTGGTTGCCGGCACTTCCCATCGCCCCGAATTACCCAAGCAGGAAAAGTCGCTCAAAGTCGGCCAAACGCTTCGCCTCGAGCGCGAAGCCGACAGTAAGTATGACGACTGGGCGGTGAAAGTCCACTCGGGCGCGGCCGATGACAAAGCCGCCATCTGGCTAGGGTACCTACCCGAAATTCGCAACGAAACCGTGGCCCGTCTGCTCGACGCCGGCTACCCGCTCACCGCGCGCCTGGCCCACAAGGCCTGGGAAGATGACTGGCTCCACCTGGAAATTGAAGTGCTGTGGGCCGATAAGGCGAAATAA
- the queG gene encoding tRNA epoxyqueuosine(34) reductase QueG, producing the protein MLLHAEWTPYIKRRAAELGFMACGISRAEFLEEEAPRLENWLKKGMQGKMSYMENHFDKRLDPRLLVDGAKSVISLLLNYYPPAEAQQPPETLQISKYAYGRDYHFVIKDKLKTLLADMQANIGEISGRCFVDSAPVLDKAWAKKGGLGWVGKNANLITPGAGSFYFIAELIVDVELDYDGAIRDYCGTCTKCLDACPTQAITEPYVVDGSKCISYFTIELKDQLIPQHMAGQFGNWVFGCDICQDVCPWNRFSKATQEPQFQPRPELNKLSVTDWQEITHEVFQELFRQSPLKRTGYEGLKRNIRFVTDPSQPQS; encoded by the coding sequence ATGTTACTGCACGCCGAATGGACACCCTACATCAAGCGCCGGGCGGCTGAGTTGGGCTTCATGGCCTGCGGAATTTCCAGGGCTGAGTTTCTGGAAGAAGAAGCCCCGCGCCTCGAAAACTGGCTTAAGAAGGGCATGCAGGGAAAAATGAGCTACATGGAAAACCACTTCGATAAGCGCCTCGACCCGCGCCTGCTCGTGGATGGCGCTAAATCGGTGATTTCCTTACTGCTCAACTATTACCCGCCGGCCGAAGCCCAACAGCCGCCCGAAACGCTGCAAATCAGTAAGTACGCTTATGGGCGTGACTATCACTTTGTCATCAAAGACAAGCTGAAAACCTTGCTGGCCGATATGCAGGCCAACATTGGCGAAATCAGCGGGCGCTGCTTCGTCGATTCGGCGCCGGTGCTCGATAAGGCCTGGGCCAAAAAAGGCGGCCTGGGCTGGGTCGGCAAAAATGCTAACCTTATCACGCCGGGCGCAGGCTCGTTCTATTTCATTGCCGAGTTGATTGTGGACGTGGAGCTGGACTACGACGGGGCCATTCGCGACTACTGCGGCACCTGTACCAAGTGCCTTGATGCCTGCCCCACGCAGGCCATCACCGAGCCCTACGTGGTCGATGGCAGCAAGTGCATCAGCTACTTTACCATTGAGCTGAAAGACCAGCTGATTCCACAACATATGGCCGGGCAATTCGGCAACTGGGTATTTGGGTGCGATATCTGCCAGGATGTGTGCCCCTGGAACCGCTTTTCAAAGGCCACGCAGGAGCCCCAGTTTCAGCCCCGACCCGAACTGAATAAACTGTCAGTCACTGACTGGCAGGAAATTACCCACGAAGTTTTTCAGGAGCTGTTTCGCCAATCGCCGCTCAAGCGCACGGGCTACGAGGGGTTGAAGCGCAACATTCGGTTCGTTACTGACCCCAGCCAGCCGCAGAGCTAA
- a CDS encoding RNA polymerase sigma factor has protein sequence MSTAASTLEQQFAALVADNHDRLRRICRAYLPQDPAAAQDLYQDILVQLWTHLPGYRGEAQLSTWVYRVAVNTALLFKRREQRRPAGPPADALAERLPADSGEASRTRQALLDQLHHCIVLLPDPDRLLVSLLLEDASYQQIADVLGLSVSNVGVRLNRLKKKLAACVMPALAAD, from the coding sequence ATGAGCACCGCTGCTTCCACCCTGGAGCAGCAGTTTGCGGCCCTGGTGGCCGACAACCACGACCGGCTCCGCCGTATTTGCCGGGCCTACCTGCCCCAAGACCCTGCTGCGGCCCAAGACCTGTACCAGGATATCCTGGTGCAGCTCTGGACGCACCTGCCCGGCTACCGGGGCGAGGCCCAACTCAGCACCTGGGTCTACCGCGTGGCCGTGAATACGGCGCTGCTCTTCAAGCGCCGCGAGCAGCGCCGCCCCGCCGGCCCCCCGGCCGATGCCCTGGCCGAGCGCCTGCCCGCCGACTCGGGCGAGGCGTCCCGCACTCGGCAAGCGCTGCTCGACCAGCTTCACCACTGCATTGTCCTGCTGCCCGACCCCGACCGTCTGCTGGTGTCGCTGCTCCTCGAAGATGCTTCTTATCAACAAATTGCCGACGTGCTAGGCCTCAGCGTGAGCAACGTAGGCGTGCGCCTCAATCGTCTTAAAAAGAAACTTGCCGCCTGCGTAATGCCCGCGTTGGCTGCTGATTAA
- a CDS encoding BatD family protein: MIARRAILVGAAWWLWLAWWLLSSRALQAQPAARPPGEAVLLPVPAAISLAGPLKLAFRLRGAPLVSHSDFPEIEGFRKGGQATTTATQLLPGGGHRTELTVEQRYLPYTEGDYVVPPFSLTVNGQVLPSPGGRVRVGPALPAPDVGAAPPGTGVGSLDQLLGKPKPKYFYEPPDDASLVLEADHERVFVGQGVRVSLYFYLRPADQALLNFYDFNNQLTELLRQLRQPTTWEVPVADPSVLPDSVRRANGQVYLRFRLAAGTYYPLTPQSLQFPALSLTLTKFKLLKKPQPGENERLAMYKTYVAPVLRVAVRPLPAPGGAIVGDYVLHEGISSTRFRTGEAFTYTFGVEGSGNAAALLPPTLRPRSGLEVYGPDIRDNTLPDGRIQKSFRYRLVTQRPGALALDSLLQLPFFNPRTARYDTLRPQLKLVISGGERLLPTARPVDDPFYGPAMLRADTQLQPLGVYKQVGRYAALLVVLLLAVAVVGWWRAG, translated from the coding sequence TTGATAGCGCGACGAGCAATACTGGTTGGAGCTGCCTGGTGGCTATGGCTGGCCTGGTGGCTGCTGAGCAGCCGGGCTTTGCAGGCCCAGCCGGCAGCGCGGCCCCCCGGCGAAGCCGTACTCCTGCCGGTGCCCGCTGCGATTTCGCTGGCTGGCCCGTTAAAGCTGGCCTTCCGGCTGCGGGGTGCTCCGCTGGTCAGCCATTCGGATTTTCCCGAAATCGAAGGGTTTCGCAAGGGCGGGCAGGCCACCACTACGGCTACGCAATTGCTGCCCGGCGGGGGCCACCGCACCGAGCTCACCGTGGAGCAGCGCTACCTGCCCTATACCGAAGGCGACTACGTGGTGCCGCCTTTCTCCCTGACCGTGAATGGCCAGGTGCTGCCCAGCCCCGGCGGCCGGGTACGGGTGGGCCCTGCCCTGCCGGCGCCCGATGTCGGGGCAGCCCCACCCGGTACGGGCGTAGGCTCGCTCGACCAGCTGCTGGGCAAGCCCAAGCCGAAGTACTTCTACGAGCCGCCCGATGATGCTTCCCTGGTGCTGGAGGCCGACCACGAGCGTGTATTTGTGGGGCAGGGCGTGCGGGTGAGTCTGTATTTTTACCTCCGGCCGGCCGACCAGGCGCTGCTTAATTTCTACGATTTTAACAATCAGCTTACTGAGCTACTGCGGCAGCTGCGCCAGCCTACTACCTGGGAGGTGCCCGTGGCTGACCCCTCCGTGCTGCCTGACAGCGTGCGCCGCGCCAATGGGCAGGTGTACCTGCGCTTCCGGCTGGCGGCCGGCACCTACTACCCGCTTACCCCGCAGAGCCTGCAGTTTCCGGCGCTGAGCCTCACGCTCACGAAGTTCAAATTACTAAAAAAGCCGCAGCCCGGCGAAAATGAGCGTTTGGCTATGTACAAGACCTACGTGGCACCGGTGCTGCGCGTAGCTGTGCGCCCACTGCCCGCCCCAGGTGGCGCAATAGTCGGCGACTACGTGCTGCACGAGGGTATCAGCAGTACGCGTTTTCGCACCGGGGAAGCCTTCACGTACACCTTTGGCGTGGAAGGGAGCGGCAATGCGGCGGCCCTGCTGCCCCCTACACTGCGCCCACGGAGCGGCCTGGAAGTATATGGTCCCGATATTCGGGATAATACGCTGCCGGATGGGCGAATCCAGAAAAGCTTTCGCTATCGGTTGGTGACGCAGCGCCCCGGCGCCCTGGCCCTCGACAGCCTGCTTCAGCTGCCATTTTTCAATCCGCGCACGGCTCGCTACGACACCTTGCGCCCGCAGCTAAAGCTGGTGATAAGCGGCGGTGAACGCTTGCTGCCCACCGCCCGCCCCGTTGACGACCCGTTTTATGGTCCGGCAATGCTGCGGGCCGATACCCAGCTGCAGCCCCTGGGGGTATACAAGCAAGTGGGCCGGTACGCGGCCCTATTAGTCGTACTGCTGCTGGCAGTGGCAGTGGTAGGGTGGTGGCGGGCGGGGTAA